A genomic stretch from Leptotrichia sp. HSP-536 includes:
- a CDS encoding RAMP superfamily CRISPR-associated protein, with the protein MGIKIGYEVKLLTPANTAETGTIGKEIDVEIKRDKNGTPYFSAKHIKGIFRGKILEFRNAFAGINENVFEEYFGDNLNGKKFAEKYFGSEGNNPSKIRFSDLKLKTEKDLEKINHKIGDRYGVKINRKTRVAEDNSLFNYEFVKSKNIFVGNFELSNKFFEKEENEENLEKKLKFLLSSFLHIDKVGGLKSRGLGKVEIRFTSVGIDEKRDLNEKSSRFETVKEISEIILEDRLKKPNLKELGKVEKYSYTLNFLEPSVLQGKIRKNEVELRNSLQGSSIRGAVIQYGLDNNFKIEDLLKIKIAEVKKIVKKMERKRNLN; encoded by the coding sequence GTGGGAATTAAAATAGGATATGAAGTGAAATTGCTGACACCAGCAAATACAGCTGAAACTGGTACGATTGGAAAAGAAATTGATGTTGAAATAAAAAGAGATAAAAATGGAACGCCATATTTTTCAGCTAAACATATAAAAGGAATATTTAGAGGAAAAATTTTAGAATTTAGAAATGCTTTTGCTGGGATTAATGAAAATGTTTTTGAAGAATATTTCGGAGATAATTTAAATGGAAAAAAATTTGCAGAAAAATATTTTGGTAGCGAAGGGAATAATCCGAGTAAGATTAGATTTTCAGATTTAAAATTAAAAACCGAAAAAGATTTAGAGAAAATTAATCATAAAATTGGGGATAGATATGGTGTAAAAATTAACAGAAAAACAAGAGTGGCAGAAGATAATTCATTATTTAATTATGAGTTTGTAAAATCTAAAAATATTTTTGTAGGAAATTTTGAGTTAAGTAATAAGTTTTTTGAAAAAGAGGAAAATGAAGAAAATTTAGAAAAGAAATTAAAATTCTTATTGTCTAGTTTTTTGCATATTGATAAAGTTGGAGGTTTGAAATCAAGAGGATTAGGAAAAGTTGAAATTCGATTTACTTCTGTAGGAATTGATGAAAAACGTGATTTGAATGAAAAGAGTAGTAGATTTGAAACAGTAAAAGAAATATCAGAAATTATATTAGAAGATAGATTAAAAAAACCAAACTTAAAGGAATTAGGAAAAGTAGAAAAATACAGCTATACTTTGAACTTTTTGGAACCTTCAGTACTTCAAGGAAAGATTAGAAAAAATGAAGTTGAATTAAGAAATTCTTTGCAAGGATCTTCGATAAGAGGAGCTGTTATTCAGTATGGATTGGATAATAATTTTAAAATTGAAGATTTATTGAAAATAAAAATTGCTGAAGTGAAAAAAATTGTGAAAAAAATGGAGAGAAAAAGAAATTTAAATTAG
- a CDS encoding RAMP superfamily CRISPR-associated protein, whose protein sequence is MDFSTFKNKYILTGKIVVLNALHIGSGKETDDRDAPFISLDDDKKFYIPGSTFRGYLSTKLERFLDSGNGFKIKNNGEELNEADVKLIFGYTNLDKEKNEDVKKRIVAKFLNKKLEKLEEKEFAENLKDLKSLAGRIHVSDMPVLKDVKYVTRDGIKIDRNTGATEKRAKFDYDVVPAGTEFELNIELENIENYQLDLIGLALNDILKDNGDLFGGKTSRGIGKCRLKDLKMKYVTSDDKEKLRKYIFEGKFPYEVKEQEKIFKTENLSLD, encoded by the coding sequence ATGGATTTTTCAACATTTAAAAATAAATATATCTTAACAGGGAAAATAGTTGTTTTGAATGCTCTACATATAGGAAGTGGAAAAGAGACAGATGATAGGGATGCACCTTTTATATCACTAGATGATGATAAAAAGTTTTATATTCCAGGGTCAACTTTCAGAGGATATTTAAGTACAAAATTAGAAAGATTTTTAGATAGTGGAAATGGATTTAAAATAAAAAATAACGGTGAAGAATTAAATGAAGCTGATGTAAAATTGATATTTGGATATACTAATTTGGATAAAGAAAAAAATGAAGATGTAAAGAAAAGAATAGTAGCGAAATTTTTAAATAAAAAATTAGAAAAATTAGAAGAAAAAGAATTTGCTGAAAATTTAAAAGATTTAAAATCTTTGGCTGGAAGAATACATGTATCAGACATGCCAGTATTAAAAGATGTCAAATATGTAACAAGAGATGGAATAAAAATTGATAGAAATACAGGAGCTACTGAAAAAAGAGCAAAATTTGATTATGATGTAGTTCCCGCAGGAACAGAATTTGAGTTAAATATTGAATTGGAAAATATAGAAAATTACCAATTGGATTTAATAGGATTAGCGTTAAATGATATTTTAAAAGACAATGGTGATTTATTTGGAGGTAAAACTTCAAGAGGAATTGGAAAATGTAGATTAAAAGATTTGAAGATGAAGTATGTGACATCAGATGATAAAGAAAAATTAAGAAAATATATTTTTGAAGGTAAATTTCCATACGAAGTTAAGGAGCAGGAAAAAATATTTAAAACAGAGAATCTTAGTTTAGATTAG
- a CDS encoding RAMP superfamily CRISPR-associated protein has translation MRKEFLKLENKLVLELEIEPLSPLIIKLGDGSEENSKNEKSESVISFVTSDSPRGNLVEYDKNKKSKDDRKGEIFIPGSTLKGLFREKFNKIYDIKKDDESDFKAENKNHKEVDNLFGWTEGDKAQKGRIFIEDAYLENQDLRENFYTKDINESLEVIMYRDITPIDGFTGKATVPLNYECTMEPFVTELIVNNLSLEELKNIFFVLRDSHLGEIRLGNSKTRGFGQVKFNIQNMVIENYRDKTKFVVNLKNYFEIDSLNSIKLGNEFLREDLILKKEFKEINVKNPNEFIKALFREVE, from the coding sequence ATGAGAAAAGAATTTTTAAAACTGGAAAATAAGTTGGTTTTAGAGTTAGAAATCGAACCTCTTTCTCCTTTAATCATAAAATTAGGAGATGGTTCTGAAGAAAATAGCAAGAACGAAAAAAGTGAAAGTGTAATATCATTTGTAACTTCAGATTCTCCAAGAGGGAATTTAGTGGAATATGATAAAAATAAAAAAAGTAAGGATGACAGAAAAGGAGAAATATTTATACCAGGTTCTACATTAAAAGGGTTATTTAGAGAAAAATTTAATAAAATTTATGATATAAAAAAAGATGATGAATCGGATTTTAAGGCAGAAAATAAAAATCATAAGGAAGTGGACAATTTATTTGGTTGGACAGAGGGAGATAAAGCTCAAAAAGGAAGAATTTTTATAGAAGATGCTTATCTTGAAAATCAAGATTTAAGAGAAAATTTTTATACAAAAGATATAAATGAATCATTGGAGGTTATTATGTACAGAGATATAACTCCGATAGATGGATTTACAGGTAAGGCAACTGTTCCATTGAATTATGAGTGTACTATGGAACCATTTGTAACAGAATTGATAGTAAATAATCTTAGTTTGGAAGAATTAAAAAATATATTTTTTGTATTAAGAGACAGCCATTTAGGAGAAATTCGGCTTGGAAACTCTAAAACTAGAGGGTTTGGACAAGTGAAATTTAATATTCAAAATATGGTAATTGAAAATTATAGAGATAAAACAAAATTTGTAGTTAATTTAAAAAATTATTTTGAGATAGATTCTTTAAATTCAATAAAATTAGGAAATGAATTTTTAAGAGAAGATTTAATATTGAAAAAAGAATTTAAAGAAATAAATGTAAAAAATCCAAATGAATTTATAAAGGCACTTTTTAGAGAGGTGGAATAA
- a CDS encoding TIGR03986 family CRISPR-associated RAMP protein, translated as MRGKVIKMDNSTKEVEIEVKGKIEKYTVGKAIFNQKKFQVGDNIDYNLKGKNFEFIKRISDEEMKSRDRSFSNNRNNNFKGNKSNSKEPVKVKQYPYNFVSLKDKNDVVDRRERKLGTNTGKLVCKLLNKTPLFIMGESEQDSKGHTKERFYREKGIPIIPASSLKGAIRNVIDVLTNSVIRNVEDEKLEQRIGAGKFESVFGIIESLPENGKNGVIVEAERIKVKTKEKIEIGHKKFNFEDNGKEFSKKYNNKDGLIERVKLKDSIYNLKETEIKIKPGVTTVEKLITNSGEYKKYVIDDENGVQGVLWFSSPIFGKIHEKLLIPKKNGRKFEFSKEEYEDFKYIIKQRAERIKNGKDINSSTFYYDKNLEIGDPLLFQQKDGKIAEHLAFSEIPRLRYKFSPLDLVPEEFRPSDSLKKLSFSERLFGTTGDTTKKDEEKKDELVALSGRVFFEDAKNYKPEMIDNGNPVTLKAFGEPHPTLTTFYLDNIEKNYNENKGVSIRGRKFYWHHKEKIGKSFSEYRKSVEMPKDKNGQNKFAYNSSLELMDINNEFEFNVNFENLTDEELGVLIYAIELEDGLLHKIGKGKAFGFGSCKIKIKEFLLENKDKYKDFLLEPFEKESKKEDYINKAKEKRYFDENRKNIKELKAILSKTNDLDFSESPFPEDTNKKGEKNTLNWFVNNKRGDRKIVLLSILDKNPK; from the coding sequence ATGAGAGGGAAAGTAATTAAAATGGATAATTCTACAAAAGAAGTAGAGATAGAAGTTAAAGGAAAAATAGAAAAATATACTGTGGGAAAAGCTATTTTTAATCAAAAAAAATTTCAAGTAGGAGATAATATAGATTATAATCTAAAAGGTAAAAATTTTGAGTTTATAAAGAGAATTAGTGATGAAGAAATGAAAAGTAGAGATAGAAGTTTTTCAAATAATAGAAATAATAATTTTAAAGGAAATAAAAGTAATTCAAAAGAACCAGTAAAAGTGAAACAGTATCCATATAATTTTGTTTCTCTTAAAGACAAAAATGATGTGGTAGATAGGAGAGAAAGAAAATTAGGAACAAATACTGGGAAATTAGTTTGTAAACTATTAAATAAAACACCTTTATTCATAATGGGAGAAAGTGAACAAGATAGTAAAGGACATACTAAAGAACGATTTTATAGAGAAAAAGGAATACCTATAATTCCAGCAAGTTCTTTAAAAGGTGCAATAAGAAATGTAATAGATGTTTTGACAAATAGTGTTATTAGAAATGTAGAGGATGAAAAATTAGAACAAAGAATTGGTGCAGGGAAATTTGAATCTGTATTTGGAATAATAGAATCCCTTCCAGAAAATGGTAAAAATGGAGTAATTGTTGAAGCAGAAAGAATAAAAGTTAAGACGAAAGAAAAAATAGAAATTGGGCATAAAAAATTTAATTTTGAAGATAATGGTAAGGAATTTTCAAAGAAATATAACAATAAAGATGGATTAATAGAGAGAGTAAAATTAAAAGATTCAATTTATAATTTAAAAGAAACAGAAATTAAAATAAAACCTGGTGTAACAACAGTAGAAAAATTGATTACCAATTCTGGAGAATATAAAAAATATGTAATAGATGATGAAAATGGAGTTCAGGGAGTATTATGGTTTTCATCTCCAATTTTTGGAAAAATACATGAAAAATTATTAATTCCTAAAAAAAATGGAAGAAAATTTGAATTTTCAAAAGAAGAATATGAAGATTTTAAGTATATAATAAAACAAAGAGCAGAAAGAATAAAAAATGGAAAAGATATAAATTCAAGCACATTTTATTATGATAAAAATTTAGAGATAGGGGATCCTTTATTATTTCAACAGAAAGATGGAAAAATAGCAGAACATTTAGCTTTTTCCGAAATTCCACGATTGAGATACAAATTTTCTCCATTGGATTTAGTTCCAGAAGAATTTCGTCCAAGTGATTCGTTAAAAAAATTATCTTTTTCAGAAAGATTATTTGGTACAACAGGAGATACTACAAAAAAAGATGAAGAGAAAAAAGATGAGTTAGTTGCACTTTCTGGAAGAGTATTTTTTGAAGATGCTAAAAATTATAAACCTGAGATGATAGATAATGGAAATCCAGTTACTTTAAAAGCATTTGGGGAGCCACATCCTACTTTAACAACCTTTTATTTAGATAATATTGAGAAAAATTATAATGAAAATAAAGGTGTTAGTATTCGAGGTAGAAAATTTTATTGGCATCATAAGGAAAAAATTGGAAAATCTTTTTCAGAATACAGAAAATCAGTAGAAATGCCAAAAGATAAAAATGGACAAAATAAATTTGCATATAATTCGAGTTTAGAGTTAATGGATATAAACAATGAATTTGAATTTAATGTTAATTTTGAAAATTTAACGGATGAAGAGCTGGGAGTATTGATTTATGCTATAGAGCTTGAAGATGGATTATTGCATAAAATAGGTAAAGGGAAAGCCTTTGGATTTGGAAGTTGCAAAATTAAAATAAAAGAATTTTTATTGGAAAATAAAGATAAATATAAAGATTTTTTGCTTGAACCTTTTGAAAAAGAAAGTAAAAAAGAAGACTATATTAATAAAGCAAAAGAAAAAAGATATTTTGATGAAAATAGAAAAAATATTAAAGAATTAAAAGCAATACTTTCTAAAACAAATGATTTAGACTTTAGTGAAAGTCCATTTCCTGAGGACACTAATAAAAAAGGAGAAAAAAATACTCTAAACTGGTTTGTTAATAACAAAAGAGGAGATAGAAAGATAGTTTTATTATCTATATTGGATAAAAATCCAAAATAA
- a CDS encoding CRISPR-associated endonuclease Cas6, with the protein MKYSILKFKRNETHTMRDLEKLRGFLADKYRENTVFHNHLSDGYNYAYPKLQYKLIKNMLSVMGIGEDVTEINKKLFEEIDYLNIDGNLIFDIQKEIEIFDDEIEFMGDKMYEYRFVSPYLPLNDKNFSKYLKREYTLEQAITNNILEVLKGLGIWLEKENKIYVSADLQITSRDLKNVNMIAFIGNFYTNIKFPDYFSLGKRKSLGYGTFVKVKK; encoded by the coding sequence GTGAAATACTCAATATTAAAATTCAAACGAAACGAAACGCATACAATGAGAGATTTGGAAAAGTTAAGAGGCTTTTTAGCGGATAAGTACAGAGAAAATACGGTTTTTCATAATCACTTGTCGGATGGCTATAATTATGCATATCCTAAGTTGCAATATAAACTGATTAAAAATATGCTTTCTGTAATGGGAATTGGTGAAGATGTTACTGAGATAAATAAGAAACTTTTTGAAGAAATTGATTATTTGAATATTGATGGGAATTTGATTTTTGATATTCAGAAGGAAATTGAAATTTTTGATGATGAAATAGAGTTTATGGGAGATAAAATGTATGAATATAGATTTGTGTCACCGTATTTACCATTAAATGACAAAAATTTTTCTAAATATTTGAAGAGAGAGTACACATTGGAACAAGCGATTACGAATAATATTTTAGAAGTATTAAAAGGCTTGGGAATTTGGCTTGAGAAAGAAAATAAAATTTATGTTTCGGCAGATTTACAAATAACTTCAAGAGATTTGAAAAATGTAAATATGATAGCGTTTATCGGAAATTTTTATACAAATATCAAATTTCCAGATTATTTTTCGCTTGGAAAAAGAAAAAGTTTAGGTTATGGAACGTTTGTGAAAGTCAAAAAATAA
- a CDS encoding YaaA family protein — MKIIISPSKTKKINNFPIKDSGSLSEKEPFYLKITNEIIEKIKTFSVEEIEKKFKLKNEKAQKLLEFYKNYENEKSGNALASYTGVAYKAIKIETFDKSDFEYLESHLVILSALYGILTPYTNVKAYRLDMTNSIFENKSLYEVWKSSVNEYFEKEDIILNLASKEYSKLINSDKLIDFEFWEDSNGKLKQVSTNSKKMRGFTLNYIVKNKIIDVKKLRNITLNGYVFNEDMSDERKFVYVKK; from the coding sequence ATGAAAATTATAATATCGCCAAGTAAAACTAAAAAAATTAACAATTTTCCAATAAAAGATAGTGGCTCTTTAAGCGAAAAAGAGCCTTTTTATCTAAAAATAACAAATGAAATTATTGAAAAAATAAAAACCTTTTCTGTGGAAGAAATTGAGAAAAAATTTAAATTGAAAAATGAAAAGGCACAAAAGTTATTGGAATTTTATAAAAATTATGAAAACGAGAAAAGTGGAAATGCATTGGCAAGCTATACTGGTGTTGCGTATAAGGCTATAAAAATTGAAACGTTTGATAAAAGTGATTTTGAATATTTGGAATCGCATTTGGTTATCTTGTCTGCTTTATATGGGATTCTAACACCTTATACAAATGTGAAGGCGTATCGTCTTGATATGACAAATTCAATTTTTGAGAATAAGTCACTTTATGAGGTTTGGAAATCAAGTGTAAATGAATATTTTGAAAAGGAAGACATTATTTTAAATCTTGCCTCAAAAGAATATTCTAAACTGATAAACTCTGATAAATTGATTGATTTTGAGTTTTGGGAAGATTCAAATGGTAAATTAAAGCAAGTGAGTACAAACTCGAAGAAAATGAGAGGCTTTACTCTAAATTATATTGTGAAAAATAAGATTATTGATGTGAAAAAATTGAGAAATATTACTTTAAATGGGTATGTTTTTAATGAAGATATGTCGGATGAGAGAAAATTTGTCTATGTGAAAAAGTAA
- a CDS encoding metal ABC transporter permease, translating into MEFIKIFEYAFMRNALIVGLLSSICCGIIGTYIVNKKMVFISSSISHASYGGIGIGIYLIYFFNLPIKDPLFFGLIFSILSGVLILVLKDTLHVDGDLGIGIVMSMGMAIGIIFAFLTPGYQSDMSTYLFGNILLSNTLNIILLLMLDIITITFFIIFYKSIVYTSFDENFYKIHSVPVTFINYFMIILISSVIIINIKTIGIILIISILTIPQAIAASLARKYSAIIILSIIFSFIGILSGLYFSYTLNIPSGPSIIVLLTILLALVKVGGFVKVKIFN; encoded by the coding sequence ATGGAATTTATAAAAATTTTTGAATATGCCTTTATGAGAAACGCCCTTATTGTAGGGCTTCTTTCAAGTATATGCTGCGGAATAATAGGAACTTACATCGTAAATAAAAAAATGGTCTTTATTTCATCAAGTATCAGCCATGCCTCTTACGGAGGTATTGGAATAGGAATTTACCTGATTTATTTCTTTAACTTGCCAATAAAAGATCCATTATTTTTTGGACTGATTTTCTCAATATTGTCAGGCGTGCTGATTTTGGTTCTAAAAGACACTCTTCACGTTGACGGTGATTTGGGAATAGGTATCGTTATGTCAATGGGAATGGCTATCGGAATTATTTTTGCCTTCTTGACACCAGGCTATCAGTCTGATATGTCAACTTACCTGTTTGGAAACATTCTTTTATCCAACACCCTAAACATAATTTTACTGCTAATGCTGGACATCATCACAATCACATTTTTCATCATCTTTTACAAAAGCATCGTCTACACCAGCTTTGATGAAAACTTCTACAAAATACACAGCGTCCCAGTAACTTTCATAAACTACTTTATGATAATCCTAATATCTTCCGTCATAATAATAAACATAAAAACAATAGGAATTATCCTAATAATCTCAATCCTGACAATCCCACAGGCAATTGCAGCCTCACTTGCAAGAAAATACTCAGCAATCATAATTCTATCCATAATTTTCTCATTCATCGGAATACTATCAGGACTATATTTTTCCTACACGCTAAATATTCCGTCAGGCCCTTCAATTATTGTGCTGCTTACGATTTTGTTGGCGTTAGTTAAGGTTGGGGGATTTGTAAAAGTGAAAATTTTTAATTGA
- a CDS encoding metal ABC transporter ATP-binding protein, which yields MANGQNKKLVSVQNLNFKYNNDYILNDINLDIFKGKNVAILGRNGGGKSTLVKVMLGFLRKNSGSIEFFTSENKIGYLPQIREFDTSFPINIFDLVISGLTNKNNLFRKFNNEEKKRAEILLKEFDIFHLKNKLINEVSGGQLQRALIARALISSPELIFLDEPESFLDKEFEFKLFEKIKELSDSTIVVISHELEKIYDYIDSIFVVEGNIRVYEKKEDYVCSNPYLHSHK from the coding sequence ATGGCTAACGGACAGAATAAAAAACTTGTGAGCGTGCAAAATCTTAATTTTAAATACAACAATGATTATATTTTGAACGATATAAACTTAGATATTTTTAAAGGAAAAAATGTTGCAATTCTGGGAAGAAATGGTGGTGGAAAATCCACTTTAGTAAAAGTTATGCTTGGATTTTTGAGAAAAAATTCTGGCAGTATTGAATTTTTTACAAGTGAAAACAAAATTGGGTATTTGCCACAAATAAGGGAGTTTGATACTTCCTTTCCCATTAACATTTTTGACTTGGTAATATCGGGATTGACTAATAAAAATAATCTTTTCAGAAAATTTAACAACGAAGAAAAAAAACGTGCTGAAATACTCTTGAAGGAATTTGATATTTTTCATTTAAAAAATAAATTAATAAACGAAGTATCTGGTGGACAGCTTCAAAGGGCATTAATTGCACGTGCCTTAATTTCTTCACCAGAACTTATTTTTCTTGATGAGCCAGAATCATTTCTAGATAAGGAATTTGAATTTAAACTTTTTGAGAAAATAAAGGAACTGTCAGACTCAACAATCGTTGTAATTTCTCACGAACTGGAAAAAATTTACGATTACATTGATTCAATTTTTGTCGTGGAAGGTAATATTCGAGTTTATGAGAAAAAGGAAGATTATGTGTGTAGCAATCCTTATTTACATTCACACAAATAA
- a CDS encoding metal ABC transporter substrate-binding protein, producing MKKLLSLLLLSALFIFSCGNKSETKKEQGTTTGAKEKIVTSVPPLRWLTQKIAGDDFEVISIVQPNMNHELFEPKPSDLKILENSKVFFTYNMLGFEETISDSLSDKNRIVNVLDGVDKNLFIKGDHDHEHEHGHEHGKKEEHEHHEHEGIDPHVWFSLDMMPKVAENIKNELSKLYPDKKETFEKNYNAFITELNQVKAELSQKMASKTKKSFMIYHPALNYFLKNYAIEEISIEQEGKEPSAQQIKEIIDEAKEHNVTTILVQPQFPKQSAEAISREIPNSKVAEFNVDKENVFENLKQFVDYLN from the coding sequence ATGAAAAAATTATTATCATTACTTTTATTATCAGCTCTGTTTATTTTTTCTTGCGGAAATAAATCAGAAACTAAAAAAGAACAAGGAACTACTACAGGAGCAAAGGAAAAAATTGTAACAAGCGTGCCGCCTTTAAGATGGCTTACTCAAAAAATTGCAGGGGATGATTTTGAAGTTATTTCAATTGTGCAACCAAATATGAATCATGAACTATTTGAGCCAAAACCTTCAGATTTGAAAATTTTGGAAAACTCAAAGGTATTTTTCACTTATAATATGTTAGGATTTGAAGAAACAATTTCTGACAGCCTAAGCGATAAAAATAGAATTGTTAATGTTTTGGATGGTGTTGATAAAAATTTATTTATCAAAGGGGATCACGACCACGAACATGAGCATGGACATGAACACGGTAAAAAGGAAGAACATGAACATCACGAGCATGAAGGAATTGATCCGCACGTATGGTTCTCGCTTGATATGATGCCTAAAGTTGCAGAAAATATAAAAAATGAATTGTCTAAACTTTATCCAGACAAAAAAGAAACTTTTGAAAAAAATTACAATGCTTTCATCACAGAACTTAATCAAGTAAAAGCAGAACTTTCACAAAAAATGGCTTCAAAAACTAAAAAATCATTTATGATTTATCACCCTGCATTAAACTATTTCCTAAAAAATTATGCTATTGAAGAAATTTCAATTGAGCAGGAAGGAAAAGAGCCATCAGCACAGCAAATAAAGGAAATTATTGACGAAGCAAAAGAACATAACGTAACTACAATCTTAGTTCAGCCTCAATTTCCAAAACAAAGTGCCGAAGCCATTTCAAGAGAAATTCCTAACTCGAAAGTTGCTGAATTTAATGTTGATAAGGAAAATGTCTTTGAAAATCTAAAACAGTTTGTAGATTATTTAAATTAA
- a CDS encoding Fur family transcriptional regulator gives MKLTKKRREILNLVQSSDTPINAKFLKSKVDFDLSTVYRALEFLEKNNYIFSFDFENEKYYFKEENANFFICDSCKHIETMPDFSSEKTEEEKSELKKRGFSLLSHLSIFKGKCNDCD, from the coding sequence ATGAAACTGACTAAAAAAAGGCGGGAAATTCTTAATCTTGTACAGTCTTCAGACACTCCAATAAATGCCAAGTTTTTAAAATCAAAAGTGGATTTTGACTTATCGACCGTTTATCGGGCTTTGGAATTTTTAGAGAAAAATAATTATATTTTTTCGTTTGACTTTGAAAATGAAAAATATTACTTTAAGGAAGAAAATGCCAATTTTTTTATTTGTGATTCTTGCAAGCATATTGAAACTATGCCAGACTTTTCAAGTGAAAAAACAGAAGAAGAAAAAAGTGAATTGAAAAAACGAGGCTTTTCACTATTGTCACATCTTTCGATTTTTAAAGGAAAATGCAATGACTGTGATTAA
- a CDS encoding OPT/YSL family transporter — protein MTEEKKLNITFPAVFIGIVGAILVSASSFYIVLKFGALPWPTIMVTLLSMITLKFFKSTDNREITITHTIMSAGSMVAGGVAFTVPAYIILGGKLSDINQYLLCVTILIGSIAGSFLSYIFRSKLIEEEKLEFPIGEAAYNLVKSGENMENIRYVAFGTLFSSVIALFRDFSFSKGKPPFIPALLSLKNGLLSLYVSPLLVGIGYVLGFVNTFVWFLGGAVIIFIGEPLAKIFKLNDFAIMKNSFGMGFMIGIGIAVILKIIFSNKSKNEKNNQNIFKKLSFLSIFSMIIIILIYKLPIFLALVLILISILCTIIAGYSTGKTGVNPMEIYAIITILLISFLNKILNGLNIFGIKFSADLTTLTLFLLACIIAVACGLSGDILNDFKSGYRMNVNPKDQLVGELIGSIVSSFVITFLFFVFFRIYKNIGPVENTDLIALQASIVATVINGIPFLGIFFAGLIFGMVLSLLNLPVLTFGIGIYVPFYLTSTVFLGGLISYFANRRSKKLHSNLLLLSNGLMSGEAIVGVILSVAAYIGLFMK, from the coding sequence ATGACAGAAGAAAAAAAATTAAACATAACATTTCCAGCTGTTTTTATCGGAATTGTAGGTGCAATTTTAGTATCCGCAAGCTCTTTTTACATTGTATTAAAATTTGGAGCGTTGCCTTGGCCTACGATAATGGTTACACTTTTGTCAATGATAACATTAAAATTTTTCAAAAGTACAGACAACAGGGAAATTACGATTACACATACAATAATGAGTGCCGGGTCAATGGTGGCAGGGGGAGTTGCCTTTACGGTACCAGCTTATATTATTTTAGGCGGAAAACTTTCAGATATTAATCAATATTTGCTTTGCGTAACTATTTTGATTGGAAGTATCGCTGGTTCATTTTTATCCTATATTTTTCGTTCAAAATTAATTGAAGAAGAAAAATTGGAATTTCCGATTGGAGAAGCGGCATATAATCTTGTGAAATCAGGGGAAAATATGGAAAATATTCGTTATGTGGCTTTTGGTACATTGTTTAGTTCAGTTATCGCTCTTTTTCGTGATTTCAGTTTTTCAAAAGGAAAACCACCGTTCATTCCTGCTCTGCTTTCACTAAAAAATGGCCTTCTTAGCCTTTATGTATCGCCCCTTTTAGTTGGGATTGGATATGTTTTGGGATTTGTAAATACATTTGTATGGTTTTTAGGTGGCGCGGTTATTATTTTTATTGGAGAACCGCTTGCCAAAATTTTTAAATTAAATGACTTTGCTATTATGAAAAATAGTTTTGGTATGGGATTTATGATTGGAATTGGGATTGCTGTAATTTTAAAAATTATTTTTTCAAACAAATCAAAAAATGAAAAAAATAATCAGAATATTTTTAAAAAGTTATCATTTTTATCAATTTTTTCAATGATTATTATAATTTTAATATACAAATTGCCAATATTTCTAGCATTAGTTCTTATTCTAATTTCCATCCTTTGTACAATAATTGCAGGATATTCAACTGGAAAAACTGGAGTCAATCCAATGGAAATTTATGCAATAATCACAATTTTGTTAATTTCATTTTTAAACAAAATATTAAATGGCTTAAATATTTTTGGAATAAAATTTTCTGCAGACTTAACAACTTTGACATTATTCCTTTTGGCCTGTATTATTGCAGTAGCTTGCGGACTTTCTGGAGATATTCTGAATGATTTTAAATCAGGATATAGAATGAATGTAAATCCAAAAGATCAGCTTGTTGGAGAATTAATTGGCTCAATTGTAAGTTCATTTGTAATAACATTTTTGTTTTTTGTATTTTTTAGAATTTACAAAAATATAGGCCCTGTGGAAAATACTGATTTAATAGCATTACAGGCTTCCATTGTCGCAACAGTAATAAATGGAATTCCATTTTTAGGAATTTTCTTTGCTGGACTTATTTTCGGTATGGTTTTAAGTTTGTTAAATCTTCCAGTACTAACTTTTGGAATTGGAATCTATGTTCCATTTTACTTGACTTCAACTGTATTTTTAGGTGGCCTTATAAGTTATTTTGCAAACAGACGTTCAAAAAAACTTCACTCTAATCTTCTTTTACTCTCAAACGGATTAATGAGCGGAGAAGCAATTGTCGGTGTTATTTTATCGGTTGCAGCTTATATTGGATTATTTATGAAATAA